One Panicum virgatum strain AP13 chromosome 3N, P.virgatum_v5, whole genome shotgun sequence DNA segment encodes these proteins:
- the LOC120665957 gene encoding E3 ubiquitin-protein ligase RNFT1-like, with product MDPSAGASPDRRGNGPGAGAAPSGLRRYGLNFSPSSLLQASLAALLEYSGVVPSGSTPQAPHHPSAAPSSPSSASEVDGLLSAAAAVDGEVSIRIQGGPGDSEAAGGAAAGTSSEDSIEATTGSEVDQASAAGRGADAADAETNGGGGASGNGGGDRAYQRYNVHHVARWIEQILPFSLLLLVVFIRQHLQGFFVTIWIAAVMFKSNDILRKQTALKGERKISVLIGITVIFTIHVFGVYWWYRNDDILRPLFMLPPKDIPPFWHAIFIILVNDTMVRQAAMAVKCMLLMYYKNCRGRNYRRQGQMLTLVEYLLLLYRALLPTPVWYRFFLNKEYGSLFSSLTTGLYLTFKLTSVVEKVQSFLAAVKALSRKDVHYGSYATAEQVLAAGDMCAICQEKMHVPVLLRCKHIFCEDCVSEWFERERTCPLCRALVKPADIRSFGDGSTSLFFQLF from the exons ATGGACCCATCGGCGGGGGCCTCCCCCGATCGCAGGGGCAACGGACCGGGCGCTGGCGCCGCACCCTCCGGGCTTCGCCGCTACGGCCTCAACTTCTCGCCTTCCAGCCTCCTCCAGGCCTCCCTCGCGGCGCTCCTCGAGTACTCCGGCGTCGTCCCCTCCGGCTCCACCCCGCAGGCGCCGCACCACCCGTCCGCGGCGCCCTCTTCGCCGTCGTCGGCGTCCGAAGTCGACGGTCTcctctccgccgcggccgccgtggaCGGGGAGGTCTCGATCCGGATCCAGGGCGGCCCGGGTGATTCGGAGGCCGCGGGCGGGGCGGCCGCGGGAACCTCGTCCGAGGACTCGATCGAGGCGACAACCGGCTCGGAGGTTGACCAGGCGTCCGCCGCCGGGAGGGGAGCAGACGCTGCGGACGCGGAGACTAACGGCGGTGGGGGCGCATCGGGGAACGGGGGCGGGGACCGCGCGTACCAGCGGTACAACGTGCACCACGTGGCGCGGTGGATCGAGCAGATATTGCCGTTCTCGCTGCTCCTTCTCGTCGTCTTCATTCGGCAGCATCTCCAAG GTTTCTTTGTCACAATTTGGATTGCTGCTGTAATGTTCAAGTCAAATGATATACTGAGGAAGCAAACTGCTTTGAAG GGCGAGAGAAAGATATCTGTACTCATTGGGATTACAGTAATCTTCACTATTCATGTGTTTGGTGTCTATTGGTGGTACAGGAATGATGATATTCTCAGACCTTTGTTCATGCTTCCTCCAAAAGATATACCACCATTCTGGCATGCAATTTTCATCATCCTGGTCAATG ATACAATGGTTCGCCAAGCCGCAATGGCTGTCAAGTGCATGCTACTTATGTACTACAAGAACTGCAGAGGTCGGAACTACCGTAGGCAG GGCCAAATGCTAACCCTTGTGGAGTACCTTCTGCTTCTTTATCGTGCCTTGTTGCCAACTCCTGTTTGGTACCGGTTCTTTCTGAACAAGGAATATGGGAGTCTCTTCTCTTCTTTAACCACCGGCCTGTACCTGACTTTCAAGTTGACTTCAGTAGTTGAGAAG GTCCAGTCATTCTTGGCTGCAGTGAAAGCACTGTCACGTAAAGATGTGCATTATGGGTCTTATGCGACTGCAGAACAG GTACTTGCTGCTGGTGATATGTGTGCCATCTGCCAGGAGAAGATGCATGTGCCTGTTCTCCTTCGCTGTAAACATATTTTCTGTGAAGACTGTGTTTCAGAATG GTTTGAGCGAGAACGGACCTGCCCCTTGTGTAGAGCACTGGTAAAACCTGCTGATATTCGGTCATTTGGTGATGGTTCTACAAGTCTATTCTTCCAGTTGTTTTAG